The Methanocella arvoryzae MRE50 genome includes a region encoding these proteins:
- a CDS encoding glycosyltransferase family 4 protein has translation MRICLVNALFHPFSGGVEKHMYELSRELVKQGVDVTIVTARLSGLPAYEEIDGVRVHRVPCLEIRVPGLYPPPYIVSPLFSFYLRKLDKQYNFDIIHLQNRFFPDFDTAAIYARLAKKPFMMTIHNARPVGIAPQITVFGLAYDWLIGRWPFALADRIIAVSEWVRGDIAKYWINKDKIIPVHNGINVKDFRPTDAMRVRTQYGIGKDPMLLFVGRMITQKGIPYLIDAMPAVLEKHPDVKLFLVGRGNALPGLKKKVAQMGLEKSVLFSGYLSEEQLKETYGTCDIFVLPSVWEVLPIAILEAMSSAKPVVCTTAGGNRELVRDGVNGYVVPMRDPGALAAKINELLSDKVKMAEMGRQSRAIAEAEFDWKLIAAKTKKVYEDLLRQKRRTP, from the coding sequence ATGCGCATATGCCTGGTCAACGCCCTGTTCCACCCCTTCTCGGGGGGAGTGGAGAAGCACATGTACGAACTCTCTCGTGAGCTCGTGAAGCAGGGCGTGGACGTGACGATCGTTACGGCGAGGCTGAGCGGGCTGCCGGCCTACGAGGAGATCGACGGTGTTAGAGTGCACCGGGTCCCCTGCCTGGAGATCAGAGTGCCGGGCCTGTACCCGCCCCCGTACATCGTGTCGCCGCTCTTTTCCTTTTATCTCAGGAAGCTGGACAAACAGTATAATTTCGATATTATCCACCTGCAGAACCGGTTCTTCCCGGACTTCGATACCGCGGCCATCTACGCCAGGCTTGCAAAAAAGCCGTTCATGATGACGATCCACAACGCCCGTCCTGTAGGAATCGCCCCGCAAATCACGGTGTTCGGCCTCGCGTACGACTGGCTGATCGGCCGGTGGCCGTTCGCTCTCGCCGACAGGATCATCGCAGTGTCGGAGTGGGTCAGGGGCGACATCGCGAAGTACTGGATCAACAAGGACAAGATCATACCGGTCCATAATGGCATCAACGTCAAGGATTTCCGGCCTACGGATGCCATGCGTGTAAGAACACAGTACGGGATAGGTAAAGACCCTATGCTGCTGTTCGTCGGCAGGATGATCACCCAGAAAGGAATACCTTACCTGATCGACGCCATGCCTGCCGTACTAGAAAAGCACCCTGACGTAAAGCTGTTCCTCGTCGGCCGGGGCAACGCCCTGCCGGGCTTGAAGAAGAAAGTCGCACAGATGGGCCTGGAAAAGAGCGTTTTATTCTCCGGCTACCTGAGCGAAGAGCAGCTGAAAGAGACGTACGGCACCTGCGACATTTTCGTTTTGCCGTCGGTGTGGGAAGTTCTCCCGATCGCCATTCTGGAGGCGATGTCCTCGGCGAAGCCCGTCGTCTGCACCACCGCGGGCGGAAACAGGGAGCTCGTGAGAGATGGGGTCAACGGCTACGTTGTGCCCATGCGCGATCCCGGGGCCCTCGCTGCGAAGATCAACGAGCTGCTCTCAGATAAGGTGAAGATGGCTGAGATGGGCCGGCAGAGCCGGGCCATCGCGGAGGCCGAGTTCGACTGGAAGCTCATCGCCGCGAAGACGAAGAAAGTCTACGAGGATCTGCTGAGGCAGAAAAGGCGGACCCCTTAA
- a CDS encoding GNAT family N-acetyltransferase: protein MVLSPQGFTLETGSELTDAAERLLVESAARIPPTGEIDRRYVLSLPDRVRRGELGVVTLLKGREPIGIFCYRSVDLEAELVYGCLEPGSEGLERVFLLHILDVLSDQAVRAVRSGFSGPGADRFAVAAIDMGFRKVPRMSMTRSVDEAEIFLYKPDPGVNVLPWSTSYFEDVCRLMYEASEAFDRAVYPLFGSPEGCRTLLLSILQDRHGLFLPELSLVATIDDQVVGLLLSSQIADGSVLILDIAVDSSHRGKGIGGKMLENLISKSAMLGRRQIVLAVTLDNEPAIGLYRKMGFRQTSIFDQYVLELEE, encoded by the coding sequence ATGGTCCTGTCCCCGCAAGGCTTCACGCTGGAGACTGGCAGCGAACTGACTGATGCCGCGGAGCGCCTGCTCGTCGAGTCGGCGGCACGCATCCCGCCCACGGGCGAAATCGATCGCAGGTACGTCCTGAGCCTTCCCGATCGGGTGCGCAGGGGGGAGCTCGGCGTGGTCACGCTCCTGAAGGGCCGGGAACCGATCGGCATCTTTTGCTACCGCAGCGTCGACCTCGAAGCGGAGCTTGTGTACGGGTGCCTCGAGCCCGGCAGCGAAGGCCTGGAACGGGTTTTCCTGCTCCACATTCTGGATGTCCTGTCTGATCAGGCCGTCCGGGCAGTGCGCAGCGGCTTCTCAGGGCCCGGGGCAGACCGGTTTGCCGTCGCGGCGATAGATATGGGCTTCCGGAAAGTGCCCCGCATGAGCATGACCAGAAGTGTGGACGAGGCTGAAATTTTCCTGTACAAGCCCGACCCCGGCGTTAACGTCCTGCCCTGGAGCACCAGCTATTTTGAGGACGTCTGCCGGCTCATGTACGAGGCGTCCGAAGCCTTCGACCGGGCCGTCTATCCGCTGTTCGGCTCTCCCGAAGGCTGCCGCACCCTGCTCCTCAGCATCCTGCAGGACCGCCACGGATTGTTCCTGCCCGAGCTGTCCCTCGTGGCGACCATCGACGATCAGGTAGTCGGCTTACTCCTCTCCTCCCAGATCGCGGACGGCAGCGTCCTCATCCTCGACATCGCCGTCGACAGCTCACACAGGGGAAAAGGGATCGGCGGCAAAATGCTGGAGAACCTGATCAGTAAAAGCGCCATGCTCGGCCGCAGGCAGATCGTGCTCGCCGTAACGCTGGATAACGAGCCTGCCATTGGACTGTACAGGAAAATGGGGTTCAGGCAGACGTCGATCTTCGACCAGTATGTGCTGGAGCTGGAAGAGTAG